In Thermoplasmata archaeon, the following are encoded in one genomic region:
- a CDS encoding methyltransferase domain-containing protein: MVQRRSAPRPRVGMPAADRAMWTRLYANSPLQHLPWFTRAPYPPLVRAVERGDLVGPGPVLDVGCGLGTNALWMASRGFRVTGIDLAPGAISAAAARGTPSGRNVRFVVDDILASALPGRSFRGAIDVGCFQTLPPRTRAEYAQGLARVLRPGGVLILFWVGREESGSWGPPHRLSVGEVVEPLESRFVVDRIEHRPRAVRLTAQVKRSNRPLAALSGYTARLVRRVGRQPPPR, encoded by the coding sequence ATGGTCCAGCGACGGAGCGCCCCCCGCCCCCGGGTCGGCATGCCCGCGGCGGATCGGGCGATGTGGACCCGCCTGTATGCGAACTCGCCACTGCAACATCTACCCTGGTTCACCCGAGCACCGTACCCGCCGCTCGTGCGGGCGGTGGAGCGAGGAGACCTGGTAGGTCCCGGGCCCGTGCTCGATGTCGGATGCGGGCTCGGCACGAACGCCCTATGGATGGCATCGCGAGGGTTTCGCGTGACCGGGATCGACCTCGCGCCCGGCGCCATCTCGGCCGCCGCGGCCCGAGGGACGCCGAGCGGGCGGAACGTCCGGTTCGTCGTCGACGACATCCTGGCGAGCGCGCTGCCGGGTCGCTCGTTCCGTGGCGCCATCGACGTCGGATGCTTTCAGACTCTGCCGCCGAGGACGCGAGCGGAGTACGCGCAGGGACTCGCCCGCGTGTTGCGCCCCGGCGGGGTGCTGATCCTGTTCTGGGTGGGCCGGGAGGAATCGGGATCGTGGGGGCCACCGCACCGGCTCTCCGTGGGCGAGGTGGTCGAGCCGCTCGAGTCGAGGTTCGTGGTGGACCGGATCGAACACCGGCCCCGTGCGGTCCGTCTCACGGCCCAGGTGAAGCGCTCGAACCGGCCGCTCGCGGCCCTGTCGGGGTACACGGCACGACTGGTCCGTCGCGTCGGCCGGCAACCTCCTCCTCGGTGA
- a CDS encoding crosslink repair DNA glycosylase YcaQ family protein, whose product MSPAPIAVTSREARRLALSKQHLAGPLPRRPDRGAIRAVVRDLAYIQWDPVNVVAPAHEITLWNRIGEFRASDLEHLLWRDKHLFQGWGHSASILPIEDYPIHRSIMRRYPESLSKSWGNWRAEARRWIPRHRALRRAVLRELAKGPRTTARFPDHAATRRSGRGWSSESDVSIMLFHLWLGGEVMIVGHEGRENLWGLTRTQLPASADRRELTPKEAEYRAVQRAVRSLPWMTRSDINFYFPRGRYVDLRSTIQRLLDDGVLVRGIVTDLEGREPRYLHAEDLAVLETIADDGFMPRTSLLSPFDNLTTCRTWCHRLFGFDYVHENFLPPEKRKFGAYVLPILHGDRFIGRLDPKMDREHRRLIIRSVHAEPGAADDPDAGGPAAEAIRRLAHFLGAADTEIGSRVPGAWRRALR is encoded by the coding sequence GTGAGCCCAGCCCCGATCGCCGTGACCTCGCGCGAGGCCCGGCGGCTTGCCCTCTCGAAGCAGCACCTCGCCGGTCCCCTGCCCCGCCGGCCGGACAGGGGGGCCATCCGTGCGGTGGTGCGCGATCTTGCCTACATCCAGTGGGATCCGGTCAACGTCGTCGCCCCGGCGCACGAGATCACGCTGTGGAACCGCATCGGCGAATTCCGGGCCTCGGACCTCGAGCACCTGCTGTGGCGGGACAAGCACCTCTTCCAAGGGTGGGGCCACTCGGCCTCGATCCTGCCGATCGAGGACTATCCCATCCACCGCTCGATCATGCGGCGCTACCCCGAGTCGCTCTCCAAGTCCTGGGGCAACTGGAGGGCGGAAGCCCGCCGGTGGATCCCCCGGCACCGCGCTCTTCGCCGGGCGGTGCTGCGCGAGCTCGCCAAGGGCCCCCGGACGACCGCCCGGTTTCCAGACCATGCGGCCACGCGGCGCTCCGGTCGGGGCTGGAGTTCCGAGAGCGACGTTTCGATCATGCTGTTCCACCTGTGGCTGGGCGGCGAAGTGATGATCGTCGGCCACGAGGGCCGAGAGAACCTGTGGGGCTTGACGCGGACTCAACTTCCGGCGTCTGCGGATCGCCGGGAGCTGACCCCGAAGGAAGCCGAGTACCGCGCCGTGCAGCGGGCGGTCCGCTCGCTGCCCTGGATGACCCGATCGGACATCAACTTCTACTTTCCCCGGGGCCGCTACGTCGACCTCCGCTCCACGATCCAGCGGCTGCTCGACGACGGCGTGCTGGTGCGCGGGATCGTCACGGATCTCGAGGGTCGGGAGCCGCGATACCTCCACGCCGAGGATCTCGCCGTCCTCGAGACGATCGCCGACGACGGGTTCATGCCGCGAACATCGTTGCTCTCGCCGTTCGACAACCTGACGACCTGCCGGACGTGGTGCCACCGGCTGTTCGGCTTCGACTACGTGCACGAGAACTTCCTTCCGCCCGAGAAGCGAAAGTTCGGGGCGTACGTACTGCCGATCCTGCACGGCGACCGCTTCATCGGTCGGCTCGACCCCAAGATGGACCGGGAGCACCGGCGCCTGATCATCCGCTCCGTCCATGCCGAGCCGGGGGCGGCGGACGATCCCGACGCGGGCGGACCGGCGGCGGAGGCCATTCGACGGTTGGCGCACTTTCTCGGTGCCGCCGACACCGAGATCGGCTCCCGCGTGCCCGGCGCGTGGCGTCGCGCATTGCGTTGA
- a CDS encoding tetratricopeptide repeat protein — MTGTRRLAAIMFTDMVGYTAATQSDETGALRRRAEQETLLLPVVGEHGGRKVKSTGDGVLLEFGSALKATQCAIEIQRRVRERNARSGQTPIEMRIGIHLGDVEVQDGDIFGDAVNLAARVEPLAEPGGVCLSEEVFSQVRNKIPVTMEKLPAQDLKGVRFPVTVYRVRMPWTAPDGPASPGDSQRLAVLPFANFSPDPHDEYFADGLTDELITVLAQLQSVRVVARTSVFQYKGTTKTVAQIGSELDVASVLEGSVRKSDGRIRVTAQLIDVRTQDHTWAESYDRNLSDVLEVQSDVAKEVAKALKVRIRSPDARGPEGNRPVQSESYLAYLRGRALFLESFSEPNLKEAQWQFERAVSLDPSNARAYAGLSEATHLLGLFYGRRSKSENLRAARQFAERAIELDPGLAEGHSALGLVLYDDLEWDGAEQEALVALGLNPSYSTARLWYSLLLQEEGRVDDALSQMREAYALDPQSRQICGLYTFLLLVLERTAEVEPVLEKLRSLDPTGHEYHMFRGWTLYLRGDVDGAFREIALGESCPADRPGGRVGASYERAQLYALTGQKDRARALIAEIPPAPELAHPLMDRAITYGYLGDLDECFRLLNEQYDIGHGMPLQRVRLDPSLKALRADSRFAALLKLTKIPEAYRGTDP, encoded by the coding sequence GTGACGGGTACCCGTCGTCTCGCCGCCATCATGTTCACCGACATGGTCGGCTACACCGCCGCGACCCAGTCGGACGAGACGGGAGCGCTGCGCCGGCGCGCCGAGCAGGAGACCCTATTGCTGCCGGTCGTGGGGGAGCATGGCGGCCGCAAGGTGAAGTCCACCGGCGACGGCGTCCTGCTCGAGTTCGGTAGCGCGCTCAAGGCGACGCAGTGCGCGATCGAGATCCAGCGCCGGGTGCGGGAGCGTAACGCCCGCTCTGGCCAGACCCCGATCGAGATGCGGATCGGCATCCATCTGGGCGACGTGGAGGTGCAGGACGGCGACATCTTCGGCGACGCCGTGAACCTCGCGGCGCGGGTCGAACCGCTGGCCGAGCCCGGCGGAGTCTGCCTCTCGGAGGAGGTCTTCTCCCAGGTCCGCAACAAGATTCCCGTCACGATGGAAAAGCTTCCCGCCCAGGACCTCAAGGGCGTCCGGTTCCCGGTCACGGTGTATCGGGTGCGGATGCCGTGGACCGCTCCCGATGGCCCGGCGAGCCCTGGCGACTCCCAGCGCCTGGCCGTGCTGCCGTTCGCGAACTTCAGCCCCGATCCCCACGACGAGTACTTCGCGGACGGGCTCACGGACGAGCTGATCACCGTGCTGGCCCAGCTGCAGAGCGTCCGCGTCGTCGCGCGCACGTCGGTCTTCCAGTACAAGGGGACCACGAAGACCGTCGCCCAGATCGGCTCCGAGCTCGACGTCGCGTCCGTGCTGGAAGGCAGCGTGCGCAAGTCGGACGGGCGCATCCGGGTGACCGCGCAGCTCATCGACGTGCGCACGCAGGATCACACCTGGGCGGAGTCCTACGACCGGAACCTCTCCGACGTTCTCGAGGTCCAGTCGGACGTGGCGAAGGAGGTCGCGAAGGCGCTCAAGGTCCGGATCCGGAGCCCCGACGCCCGGGGCCCGGAGGGCAATCGTCCGGTGCAGTCGGAGTCGTATCTCGCGTATCTCCGGGGCCGCGCCCTGTTCCTGGAGTCCTTCTCGGAACCGAACCTCAAGGAGGCCCAGTGGCAGTTCGAACGGGCGGTGTCGCTCGACCCCAGCAACGCCCGAGCCTACGCCGGGCTATCCGAGGCCACGCACCTCTTGGGCCTCTTCTACGGCCGCCGATCGAAGTCGGAGAACCTCCGCGCGGCGCGTCAATTCGCCGAGCGGGCCATCGAACTGGATCCGGGCCTGGCCGAGGGTCACAGCGCCCTCGGGCTGGTCCTCTACGACGACCTGGAGTGGGACGGGGCGGAGCAGGAGGCGCTGGTCGCGCTGGGGCTGAACCCGAGCTACTCGACCGCGCGCCTGTGGTATTCCCTCCTGCTCCAAGAGGAGGGCCGGGTCGACGACGCCCTCTCCCAGATGCGAGAGGCGTACGCGTTGGATCCGCAGTCCCGGCAGATCTGCGGTCTGTACACCTTCCTGTTGCTGGTGCTCGAGAGGACCGCCGAAGTCGAGCCCGTCCTGGAGAAGCTCCGGAGCCTCGACCCGACCGGCCACGAATACCACATGTTCCGGGGCTGGACGCTCTACCTTCGGGGCGATGTCGACGGCGCGTTCCGGGAGATCGCCCTGGGCGAGTCCTGTCCCGCCGATCGGCCCGGCGGCCGGGTCGGGGCCTCGTACGAGCGGGCCCAGCTGTACGCCCTGACCGGCCAGAAGGACCGGGCTCGCGCCCTGATCGCGGAGATTCCGCCCGCGCCCGAGCTGGCCCACCCTCTCATGGATCGGGCGATCACCTATGGGTACTTGGGCGACCTCGACGAGTGCTTTCGGCTGCTGAACGAGCAGTACGACATCGGCCACGGAATGCCGCTCCAACGAGTCCGACTTGATCCGAGCCTCAAGGCGTTGCGCGCGGACTCTCGGTTCGCCGCGTTGCTCAAACTCACGAAGATCCCTGAGGCCTACCGCGGCACCGACCCCTGA
- a CDS encoding amidohydrolase family protein: MATRIEADVLIPGAGDPIRNGCVVMEGSSIVYAGPVEGSPRAGSSDTTVSVPAVLPGLWDCHTHFLGVRNLSTQEQVYTPYSVALARTVKDAEKALRAGVTSVRELAGTGIHLRRAVDEGTIPGPHIYASGTLLSPTGGHGDAHAMPIEFVHYWANLREVPGPCDGVPECLRAVRKVLRLGASVVKICASGGVLSDVDDPRHQQFSDEELRAIVEEAARAERIVAAHAIGKAGIMAALRAGVKTIEHGHHLDDEAADLMIEKGAILVPTLSIVVNTLAAGEKSGLPDFLLQKARGLKDQIRVALRLAVRRKVPIAMGSDILGSSEAAPVYWGAHGRELALMVHEMGMTPFEAIRSATAIAPMTLGPQAPKSGQLKAGFAADVIAVEEDPLRRIEVLGEPERILKVWKDGQLAVDRSVPAGPSARPRSRKGRT, from the coding sequence ATGGCGACCAGGATCGAGGCCGATGTCCTGATTCCCGGAGCGGGAGATCCGATCCGGAACGGCTGCGTCGTGATGGAAGGGTCGAGCATCGTCTATGCCGGCCCTGTGGAGGGCTCGCCACGGGCCGGCTCGTCGGATACCACCGTCTCCGTGCCCGCGGTGCTCCCGGGCCTTTGGGATTGCCACACGCATTTCCTGGGAGTTCGCAACTTATCCACGCAGGAGCAGGTCTACACACCGTACAGCGTGGCCCTCGCCCGCACGGTCAAGGATGCCGAGAAGGCCCTGCGGGCGGGCGTCACGTCCGTGCGGGAGCTCGCGGGGACCGGGATCCACCTCCGTCGCGCGGTCGACGAAGGGACGATCCCCGGCCCGCACATCTATGCCTCGGGCACCCTCCTCAGTCCCACCGGCGGGCACGGGGACGCGCACGCGATGCCCATCGAGTTCGTCCACTACTGGGCCAACCTGCGCGAGGTCCCGGGCCCCTGCGACGGAGTCCCCGAGTGCCTGCGGGCCGTGCGCAAGGTGCTGCGGCTGGGGGCGTCCGTGGTGAAGATCTGCGCGTCCGGCGGCGTACTGAGCGACGTGGACGACCCCCGACACCAGCAGTTCTCGGACGAGGAGTTGCGGGCGATCGTCGAGGAGGCGGCCCGGGCGGAGCGCATCGTCGCGGCGCACGCGATCGGGAAGGCGGGGATCATGGCGGCGTTGAGGGCGGGCGTCAAGACGATCGAGCACGGTCACCACCTGGACGACGAGGCGGCCGATCTCATGATCGAGAAGGGGGCCATCCTGGTCCCGACCCTCTCGATCGTCGTGAACACGCTGGCGGCCGGTGAGAAGTCCGGGCTTCCCGACTTCCTGTTGCAGAAGGCGCGAGGGCTCAAGGACCAGATCCGGGTCGCCCTGCGGTTGGCGGTCCGTCGTAAGGTCCCGATCGCGATGGGGTCGGACATCCTCGGCTCGAGCGAGGCCGCGCCGGTGTACTGGGGGGCCCACGGCCGGGAGCTGGCCCTGATGGTACACGAGATGGGCATGACGCCCTTCGAAGCGATCCGCTCGGCGACGGCGATCGCCCCGATGACGCTGGGCCCGCAGGCCCCGAAATCGGGCCAGCTCAAGGCCGGGTTTGCGGCCGACGTCATCGCCGTTGAGGAAGATCCCCTCCGGCGCATCGAGGTGCTGGGCGAGCCCGAGCGCATCCTGAAGGTCTGGAAGGACGGACAGTTGGCCGTGGACCGTTCCGTCCCGGCCGGCCCCTCGGCACGTCCGCGCTCGCGCAAGGGCCGAACGTAG
- a CDS encoding pyridoxamine 5'-phosphate oxidase family protein, whose product MAVLTEPMMALVRRERLGYVASISPDGYPMVSPKGSLTVWDDSHLVFADIESPNTVRNLSKNPRTEVNVVDPFVRKGYRFSGTATVLHAGDLYFKVLERYKAEGADVRRVRSVVVIEVARASPLVSPAYTEGFGEDEIRRLWEEYRAKSDKKTVLDLTPPTDF is encoded by the coding sequence ATGGCGGTACTCACCGAGCCCATGATGGCGCTGGTCCGCCGAGAACGGCTCGGCTACGTCGCGTCGATCTCCCCCGACGGCTACCCCATGGTTTCGCCGAAGGGCTCGCTGACGGTCTGGGACGATAGCCACCTGGTCTTCGCCGATATCGAGTCTCCGAACACCGTCCGGAATCTGTCGAAGAACCCGCGAACCGAGGTGAACGTCGTGGACCCGTTCGTCCGCAAAGGCTACCGGTTCTCGGGAACGGCGACGGTGCTGCACGCAGGGGATCTCTACTTCAAGGTCCTCGAGCGCTACAAGGCCGAGGGCGCCGACGTCCGCCGGGTCCGCTCCGTGGTCGTGATCGAGGTCGCGCGGGCGAGCCCGCTGGTCTCGCCGGCCTATACCGAGGGATTCGGCGAGGACGAGATTCGCCGGCTGTGGGAAGAGTATCGTGCCAAGTCCGACAAGAAGACCGTCCTCGACCTGACGCCCCCGACAGACTTCTAG
- a CDS encoding histidinol phosphate phosphatase domain-containing protein gives MDRATSPRNSTPLRTDFHSHSYLSDGASSATDMWNEAEALAHRALALTDHISLEDPRSLLDRLHQEARAWEDRAFVPVVGVELTKVPPRRIAEAARAARASGAEIVIVHGESIAEHVPPGTNRAALESGEVDVLAHPGLLEPRDAALARANGVVLEISARRGHALTNGHVVRVALEAGAELVVDSDAHAPDQLVPWNFARRIALGAGVPESKITRVLSGTPASLMKRIRRS, from the coding sequence GTGGACCGAGCGACGTCCCCGCGGAACTCGACCCCGCTCCGGACGGACTTCCACTCCCATTCGTACCTTTCGGACGGCGCCAGCTCCGCGACCGACATGTGGAACGAGGCGGAGGCGCTCGCCCATCGCGCGCTCGCGCTCACCGATCACATCTCGCTCGAAGATCCCCGGTCGCTCCTCGACCGGCTCCACCAGGAGGCCCGTGCCTGGGAGGACCGGGCGTTCGTGCCCGTGGTCGGCGTGGAGCTGACGAAGGTACCGCCCCGGCGCATCGCCGAGGCCGCCCGGGCGGCCCGGGCCAGCGGCGCCGAGATCGTGATCGTTCATGGAGAGTCGATCGCCGAGCACGTGCCGCCGGGGACCAACCGCGCGGCCCTCGAATCCGGCGAGGTCGACGTGCTCGCCCACCCCGGTCTGCTCGAGCCCCGCGACGCCGCTCTCGCGAGGGCCAACGGGGTGGTGCTCGAGATCTCCGCCCGCCGGGGGCACGCGCTGACCAACGGGCACGTCGTGCGCGTGGCCCTAGAGGCCGGTGCTGAGCTCGTGGTGGACTCGGACGCCCACGCGCCGGATCAACTCGTTCCGTGGAACTTCGCCCGACGCATCGCGCTCGGCGCTGGCGTGCCGGAGTCGAAGATCACGAGGGTGCTCTCCGGCACCCCGGCCTCGCTGATGAAGCGGATCCGTCGGTCCTAG
- a CDS encoding VOC family protein, with the protein MDGRISQVTLVVTDAARSLAFYVDQVGFEKKTDVATPAGYRWVTVGPRGQDLELALWQEGSATDPEQRAWSKNWGPAKAPPIVLRVSDCRKVYEELRGRGVEFVQVPKEYPWGIAATFRDPDGNLFSLSQPPAGWPPA; encoded by the coding sequence ATGGACGGCAGGATATCTCAGGTGACCCTCGTCGTGACCGACGCCGCGCGGTCCCTTGCCTTCTACGTCGACCAGGTGGGCTTCGAGAAGAAGACCGACGTCGCGACGCCGGCCGGCTACCGCTGGGTGACGGTGGGGCCCCGCGGACAGGACCTCGAGCTCGCGCTCTGGCAGGAGGGCTCGGCCACGGATCCTGAGCAGCGGGCCTGGTCGAAGAACTGGGGGCCGGCGAAGGCGCCGCCCATCGTGCTACGAGTCTCCGACTGCCGGAAGGTCTACGAGGAGCTCCGCGGGCGCGGGGTCGAGTTCGTGCAGGTCCCGAAGGAGTACCCGTGGGGGATCGCGGCGACGTTCCGCGATCCGGACGGCAATCTCTTCTCGCTTAGTCAGCCGCCGGCCGGCTGGCCGCCGGCGTGA
- a CDS encoding glyoxalase codes for MKPQFIGAVGVIAESLSEGSALFVDSIGLPLERSKGTNFLHSDRLDGSRYFGVWPLSEAAKACFGRESWPEDRPIPQMFIEFELDSPAAVTEAAAELESKGYRLLHRPRTDAWGQTVTRLQTKEGLVVGISYVPWMHPRSSRKSARGGSARSRRGAVSARPGSRRRRGR; via the coding sequence ATGAAGCCGCAGTTCATCGGCGCGGTCGGTGTGATCGCGGAGAGCCTCTCCGAGGGAAGCGCGCTCTTCGTCGACTCGATCGGTCTGCCCTTGGAACGATCCAAAGGAACGAACTTCTTGCACAGCGACCGGTTGGACGGTAGCAGATATTTTGGAGTGTGGCCCCTCTCCGAAGCGGCCAAAGCATGTTTCGGCCGCGAGAGCTGGCCGGAGGATCGCCCGATCCCTCAGATGTTCATCGAATTCGAGTTGGACAGCCCTGCGGCCGTCACCGAGGCCGCGGCGGAGCTCGAGTCGAAAGGATATCGTCTCCTTCATCGGCCACGGACCGACGCGTGGGGCCAGACCGTGACGCGGCTGCAAACGAAGGAGGGACTGGTGGTGGGGATCTCGTACGTCCCGTGGATGCACCCTAGGTCGAGCCGCAAGAGCGCTCGCGGGGGGAGCGCACGATCCCGACGCGGCGCCGTGAGCGCTCGACCGGGATCCCGACGACGAAGAGGTCGCTAA
- a CDS encoding GNAT family N-acetyltransferase: MDGYRGTTLRRVIWSRDLEAVRPLFVNYRRWLADHQDPARSARSRVAAGLAEIDRQISQLPGEFEPPRGDVILAAAENDIVALGALRELAPKLGEIKRIHVRADHRGPEFGPILTRALLERAGELGWERVRVDTLPTMEAAIQFYQDLGFRAIDAYWPHPAAGALFFECHLARRRRRPTAPSAHARGDST; this comes from the coding sequence ATGGACGGCTATCGCGGGACCACCCTGCGACGCGTGATCTGGTCCCGGGACCTCGAAGCCGTCCGGCCACTGTTCGTGAACTACCGCCGCTGGCTCGCGGACCACCAGGATCCGGCGCGCTCGGCGAGATCGCGGGTCGCCGCCGGTCTCGCCGAGATCGACCGGCAGATTTCCCAGCTTCCCGGAGAGTTCGAGCCGCCGCGGGGGGACGTCATCCTTGCCGCTGCCGAGAACGATATCGTGGCCCTGGGCGCGCTCCGGGAGCTAGCGCCGAAGCTGGGGGAGATCAAGCGCATCCACGTACGCGCGGACCATCGGGGACCGGAATTCGGCCCGATCCTCACGCGCGCGCTGCTCGAGCGCGCCGGGGAACTCGGTTGGGAGCGCGTTCGCGTCGACACCCTGCCCACGATGGAGGCCGCGATCCAGTTCTATCAGGACCTCGGTTTCCGCGCCATCGACGCCTACTGGCCACATCCGGCGGCCGGGGCGTTGTTCTTCGAGTGCCACCTGGCTCGGCGCCGCCGCCGACCGACCGCGCCGTCGGCTCACGCGCGGGGCGATTCCACTTGA
- a CDS encoding VOC family protein has product MAKSVEFVTLIPIRNMSRAIRFYTKQLGGRVTMRGTGEMRNSWTAMSIADHNVWLVSPDKREKRSLSYMTLIVKNAKRYVKSLQRRGVSFQRGESMGPGSKVEGPVVSTPYGTSAFFKDPEGNLWMVFQVPAGM; this is encoded by the coding sequence ATGGCGAAGTCCGTGGAATTTGTGACCCTGATTCCGATCCGGAACATGAGCCGAGCGATTCGGTTTTACACGAAGCAGCTCGGCGGCCGTGTGACCATGCGCGGCACCGGCGAAATGAGGAACTCCTGGACGGCGATGAGCATCGCCGATCACAACGTCTGGCTCGTTTCGCCGGACAAGCGTGAGAAGCGGAGCCTATCCTACATGACCCTGATCGTCAAGAACGCGAAACGGTACGTGAAATCGCTTCAACGCCGCGGCGTGAGCTTCCAGCGAGGTGAGTCCATGGGGCCCGGCTCGAAGGTCGAAGGGCCGGTCGTGTCGACTCCGTACGGAACCTCGGCCTTTTTCAAGGATCCGGAAGGGAATCTCTGGATGGTGTTTCAGGTTCCGGCCGGGATGTAG
- a CDS encoding aminopeptidase: MPQAPSPLHRDAARNIVTKYLKIRPGENVIVESWDHTMPIAAAMVDEARRAGARTLHIHEDEDAWWRAIDRKQSKLLGNTSVPEWAALKAADVYVHFWGPADTDRLDVIPEKTFDHALDWFEPWYDVARRSGLRGARVAVGFATEGRARQWGLDRARWEDSMLRACLTDPVETAESASRLIAALARGKRVRITHSNGTDLEVGLAGKAPRLHDGTPHPRDKRYGPSDMLAQIPAGRVEVALDSKTADGRIHANRRTNIWWRWDSGGTLEFSDGRLTSYSFEEGAKDFSTLFERGTPGKDRTGALTIGLNPAVDDVPILESVERGNVSLSIGRNGHLHGTNRSNFMSWVTLAGADISVDGAPLVRAGRPV, translated from the coding sequence ATGCCGCAAGCCCCGTCCCCGCTGCACCGTGACGCCGCTCGGAACATCGTCACCAAGTACCTCAAGATCCGACCCGGAGAGAACGTGATCGTCGAGTCCTGGGACCACACGATGCCGATCGCAGCCGCGATGGTCGACGAGGCCCGCCGCGCGGGCGCCCGGACCCTTCATATCCACGAGGACGAAGATGCCTGGTGGCGCGCGATCGATCGGAAGCAAAGCAAACTCCTCGGGAACACGAGCGTGCCGGAGTGGGCGGCGCTGAAGGCTGCGGACGTGTACGTACACTTCTGGGGTCCGGCCGACACCGACCGCCTGGACGTGATACCCGAGAAGACCTTCGACCATGCCCTGGACTGGTTCGAGCCGTGGTATGACGTGGCCCGGCGTTCGGGTCTTCGCGGCGCGCGAGTCGCCGTTGGATTCGCGACCGAAGGACGGGCCCGCCAGTGGGGCCTGGACCGCGCGCGATGGGAGGACAGCATGCTGCGCGCGTGCCTCACGGACCCCGTGGAGACGGCCGAGAGCGCGTCTCGTCTAATCGCGGCGCTCGCCCGCGGAAAGAGGGTGCGCATCACCCACTCGAATGGGACGGACCTTGAAGTGGGCCTCGCCGGGAAGGCTCCGCGGTTGCACGACGGCACACCCCACCCCCGGGACAAGCGTTACGGACCGAGCGACATGCTCGCGCAGATCCCCGCCGGACGCGTCGAGGTGGCGCTCGATTCCAAGACGGCGGACGGACGTATCCACGCGAACCGGCGGACCAACATCTGGTGGAGATGGGACTCCGGGGGAACGCTCGAGTTCTCGGACGGCCGGCTCACGTCGTACTCCTTCGAGGAAGGGGCGAAGGACTTCAGCACCCTGTTCGAGAGAGGCACCCCGGGCAAGGACCGCACCGGCGCCCTCACGATCGGATTGAACCCGGCCGTCGATGATGTTCCCATCCTCGAGAGCGTCGAGCGGGGCAACGTTTCCCTCTCGATCGGACGGAACGGGCACCTCCACGGCACGAACCGCTCGAACTTCATGAGCTGGGTCACGCTCGCTGGCGCCGATATCTCGGTCGATGGGGCCCCGCTCGTGCGCGCGGGAAGACCGGTCTAG
- a CDS encoding VOC family protein, whose protein sequence is MKAEMSAMFNVRDVDRSVRFYEQLGFDLRWEWKGDDGKRTYAGVGIGDAVIALGRIPEDRMRGRDDDYARWVSTPLGAGVIVTVELRAVERIYAKARKAKFTIESRLSKRPYGTAFMVNDPDGYVLRFLRPVGEFA, encoded by the coding sequence ATGAAGGCCGAAATGAGCGCCATGTTCAACGTTCGAGACGTGGACCGGTCGGTGCGCTTCTACGAGCAGTTGGGGTTCGACCTCCGCTGGGAGTGGAAGGGCGACGATGGCAAGCGGACCTACGCGGGCGTCGGCATCGGAGACGCCGTGATCGCGCTGGGGCGGATCCCCGAGGATCGCATGCGGGGACGCGACGACGACTACGCCCGCTGGGTCAGCACTCCCCTCGGCGCCGGGGTCATCGTGACGGTGGAGTTGCGCGCGGTCGAGAGGATCTACGCGAAGGCACGGAAGGCCAAATTCACGATCGAATCCCGCCTGTCGAAGCGGCCGTACGGCACCGCGTTCATGGTGAACGACCCGGATGGGTACGTGCTTCGGTTCCTGCGGCCGGTCGGCGAGTTCGCCTGA
- a CDS encoding DUF4760 domain-containing protein gives MVSVSDVVTWLAAVSSLAVIVGVGFVVLQLRQNARLLEATLRQQRSDVTLSILERITDESFPRRRSEMHRILHHFAETDWKDAFGSPEGFEVRNFAQIYDLIAVMAKHQFIDLALLSDIMQGVIIRDWEVFAPYAKRIRAEYGFSRAYANFEWLAGEIQHRLGLVVVPPSGAAVGPSASSAPPPR, from the coding sequence ATGGTCTCGGTCTCGGATGTCGTCACGTGGCTCGCCGCGGTGAGCTCGCTCGCCGTCATCGTCGGTGTCGGATTCGTCGTGCTTCAACTTCGGCAGAACGCCCGGTTGCTCGAGGCGACCCTGCGGCAGCAGCGTTCCGACGTGACCCTCTCGATCCTCGAGCGGATCACCGACGAGTCGTTCCCGCGCCGCCGCTCGGAGATGCACCGCATCTTGCATCACTTCGCGGAAACGGACTGGAAGGACGCCTTTGGCTCCCCCGAGGGCTTTGAGGTCCGCAACTTCGCCCAGATCTACGACCTCATCGCGGTCATGGCCAAGCACCAGTTCATCGACCTCGCCCTGCTGTCGGACATCATGCAGGGCGTCATCATCCGGGACTGGGAGGTCTTCGCCCCGTACGCGAAGAGGATCCGGGCCGAGTACGGGTTCTCCCGGGCCTACGCGAACTTCGAATGGCTGGCGGGAGAGATTCAACACCGCCTCGGCCTCGTCGTGGTACCCCCGTCGGGGGCGGCGGTCGGGCCATCCGCCTCTTCCGCCCCACCGCCTCGCTAA